Proteins encoded in a region of the Macrobrachium nipponense isolate FS-2020 chromosome 39, ASM1510439v2, whole genome shotgun sequence genome:
- the LOC135210101 gene encoding uncharacterized protein LOC135210101 — MLDNMLYNLQLKCSDKPPLTEESGVSLIFFEERLHFYGVSNTSARCFYSGIKRVEEKGNYTKNCDGKWNIGKEIPIHQRVTPMAEDGILVKCMKMPLKKKKKTFYENVHFFIQPKRIKEKREKFKANFGERRRENLSVIILGTDSVSRGNLRRHMPRTFAYLTKNLKAIDLKGFNKIGDNTDPNLSAILLGMYFDEVKKQSCLANNSIINFDECPFIWNNFSSKGYATVFAEDAPWMGSFHWKKAGFCKEPTDYYNRPYFYAAEKTIGNSPGGKRKCNLCQGVRVSISLVHNYSLSVAESLKDIPYFAYYWTAASTHENLKQPAAIDQLCLNYLKLLSEGGYLENTVLFFISDHGLRWGDFRSTYSGMLEERLPYVMIKFPEWFEKEYPEAIQNLHVNTKRLTSSFDLHVTLHDILNRVYENLEERSFTPTFPNHGQSLFKEVSENRTCKDAGIPDHYCACEDTKEVDPSNPNLYKAAELCVEVINKGLEAFPDCMQLKLNKVLNGRVGYASKSTVPKAVNTVVSSYHLTFTTVPGNAKLEATLTFHNGEFELTSEVSRINRYGNQSHCIIDDVYRKYCYCKDLIS, encoded by the exons ATGCTTGACAACATGTTATACAATTTGCAGCTGAAATGCAGTGATAAGCCTCCGTTGACAGAGGAGTCAGGagtttctttgatattttttgaAGAAAGATTGCATTTCTATGGAGTATCCAATACTTCTGCCCGGTGTTTCTACAGTGGAATTAAAAGAGTAGAAGAAAAGGGCAACTACACAAAGAACTGTGATGGAAAATGGAA tATAGGAAAGGAGATCCCAATACACCAAAGGGTAACACCTATGGCAGAAGATGGCATCTTAGTGAAGTGTATGAAAAtgcctttaaagaaaaaaaagaagacctTTTATGAAAATGTCCACTTTTTTATACAGCCTAAGAGAatcaaggaaaaaagagaaaaattcaag GCCAACTTTGGGGAAAGAAGGCGTGAAAACCTAAGTGTTATCATTCTAGGAACAGATTCCGTTTCACGAGGAAATCTTCGTCGCCACATGCCGAGAACTTTTGCATACCTCACTAAAAACCTCAAGGCTATAGATCTGAAAGGTTTCAATAAAATTGGTGATAATACTGATCCTAACCTATCAGCAATATTGTTGGGCATGTAttttgatgaagtgaaaaaacaatCCTGTTTAGCaaataattcaataattaattttgATGAGTGCCCTTTTATTTGGAACAATTTTTCAAGTAAGGGATATGCTACAGTGTTTGCTGAAGATGCTCCTTGGATGGGAAGTTTTCACTGGAAAAAAGCTGGATTTTGCAAAGAACCCACTGACTATTATAATAGGCCGTATTTTTATGCTGCTGAGAAAACTATTGGAAACTCACCTGGTGGTAAAAGAAAATGCAATTTATGTCAGGGAGTTAGAGTCAGCATTTCCTTAGTTCATAATTATTCCCTCTCTGTTGCTGAATCACTCAAAGACATTCCTTATTTTGCCTATTACTGGACAGCAGCCTCTACACATGAAAATCTGAAACAACCAGCGGCTATTGATCAACTGTGCCTGAATTACCTGAAACTCCTCTCAGAGGGAGGATACTTAGAGAACACTGTCTTATTTTTCATTAGTGACCATGGTCTAAGATGGGGAGATTTCAGATCAACCTACTCTGGAATGCTTGAAGAAAGATTACCATATGTGATGATTAAATTTCCTGAGTGGTTTGAGAAGGAGTACCCCGAAGCTATTCAGAACCTGCATGTCAATACTAAGAGACTGACATCCTCCTTCGATCTGCATGTTACTTTGCATGATATTCTGAATCGAGTCTATGAAAATTTAGAGGAAAG atccTTCACACCCACATTTCCAAATCATGGACAGTCTCTCTTCAAAGAAGTATCAGAGAATAGAACTTGTAAAGATGCTGGCATTCCAGACCACTATTGTGCTTGTGAAGACACAAAAGAAGTTGATCCCTCGAACCCAAATTTGTACAAAGCAGCAGAATTGTGTGTTGAAGTAATCAATAAAGGCCTTGAAGCTTTTCCAGACTGTATGCAACTGAAATTGAACAAG GTTTTAAATGGTCGAGTGGGATATGCCAGCAAGAGCACTGTACCAAAGGCTGTCAATACAGTAGTGTCATCTTATCATTTAACCTTTACCACAGTGCCAG GAAATGCAAAGCTAGAAGCTACGCTGACTTTTCATAATGGTGAATTTGAACTGACTTCAGAGGTATCACGAATTAACCGTTATGGTAATCAGAGTCATTGTATCATTGATgatgtgtataggaaatattgtTATTGCAAAGACTTAATTTCATAA